Proteins found in one Neodiprion lecontei isolate iyNeoLeco1 chromosome 6, iyNeoLeco1.1, whole genome shotgun sequence genomic segment:
- the LOC107226879 gene encoding hematopoietically-expressed homeobox protein HHEX: protein MTATMCKTTRSFRIDDLLHPERGSSIRDSAVSSREGERSSCSSPTSPETPMTPSTPPRTPTIPFPMHLQAHWPARPTPVYAPHMDDRRLCLPYDLHPFRAVPPTRFWPLYSPYQIPLQHNILARLSAAHHSKRKGGQVRFTPQQTAGLERRFGSHKYLSPEDRRHLAAQLKLTDRQVKTWFQNRRAKWRRANPTAANGEGGEGSGNSLKNGTSGEANEELDEPYDSDCESPISVTD from the exons ATGACAGCGACGATGTGCAAGACGACGAGGTCGTTCCGCATCGACGATCTCCTCCATCCGGAACGTGGATCCTCCATTCGAGACAGCGCCGTCTCGTCCAGGGAGGGTGAGAGGTCCTCCTGCAGCTCTCCGACGTCACCCGAGACCCCCATGACACCCTCAACACCACCGCGTACACCCACCATCCCGTTTCCCATGCATCTCCAAGCACACTGGCCTGCGAGACCAACTCCCGTTTACGCACCGCATATGGACGATCGGCGACTATGTCTTCCCTACGACCTTCATCCCTTCAGAG CGGTTCCACCAACCAGATTCTGGCCGCTCTATTCGCCCTACCAGATCCCTTTGCAGCACAATATACTGGCACGACTGTCGGCCGCCCATCACAGCAAACGCAAAGGAGGTCAGGTCCGCTTTACACCACAGCAAACTGCGGGCCTTGAACGGAGATTTGGTTCCCACAAATACCTCAGCCCTGAGGACCGCAGGCATCTTGCTGCGCAGTTGAAACTCACCGATCGTCAG GTGAAGACATGGTTCCAAAATCGAAGAGCAAAATGGAGACGCGCCAATCCAACGGCGGCAAACGGTGAAGGTGGAGAAGGCTCGGGAAATTCGCTTAAAAATGGTACGAGCGGAGAGGCTAACGAGGAGCTGGATGAGCCTTACGACAGCGACTGCGAAAGTCCGATTTCGGTTACCGACTAG
- the LOC124295120 gene encoding uncharacterized protein LOC124295120, which yields MSSYLRKRLDDIELRNEQMVERKAYEAEIDSLEEQLRFLESSYERLQATYKSTLEQSALKQVDLVVAKDINNLAQSMVQQKRALLNEEKRKLDGLHWQVWEEQRKMCDEVWTCVAENDSVNFLNDYPLVLERQKYAFCAAQEFDGDHKKTVRENPGIRQLVAEVAALEAEVRSAENNCLSRKLQEVLSEIEKLMGNDSAYENDYETQRLIEALEKSHSERMEIEAEISQIEHCKVGVFREEGTVSKTPISLEESKNLLSVKHEPQYDAGKGGEHLKNEAQYIPAGNASKEENWFQQNTRQQSDLHDLDIVSVIEEQDKKLQAKKWYADYVRDLEVNDGKTDFGNSYAPLRQENASNFPTYADVSTVDNDSPNRNCVLPDSEKKKFQQPKELTKDKYPELYDPEMLSQSEHSVKSHFFEKKKENAPSELGLVPGSKTKMNSSPEKSETKMEIGLLREIAESERKFEPILVTPSTFFKSESEIAFDKNSVQSRYSGTAPSTSTHGMRAATKKSKFVLKTPSKIGKTGYRQRILDDFHNFMLSGIKNPKSTTVKLEYDV from the exons ATGAGCAGCTACTTGAGAAAACGTTTGGACGATATTGAACTACGCAACGAACAGATGGTGGAAAGAAAGGCCT ACGAAGCAGAAATCGATTCGCTTGAGGAGCAGCTGAGGTTTCTAGAAAGTAGCTATGAGCGTTTGCAAGCTACTTATAAATCTACCTTGGAACAATCGGCGCTGAAGCAAGTTGATCTCGTTGTGGCGAAGGACATTAACAATCTTGCGCAATCCATGGTTCAACAAAAGCGAGCCTTACTCAATGAAGAAAAACGGAAGCTA GATGGCTTGCATTGGCAAGTCTGGGAGGAACAGAGAAAAATGTGTGATGAAGTCTGGACATGTGTTGCTGAGAATGAcagtgtaaattttttgaacgacTATCCTCTCGTTCTGGAAAGGCAGAAATATGCCTTTTGCGCCGCGCAGGAATTCGACGGTGACCACAAGAAAA CTGTCAGAGAAAATCCGGGAATCAGACAACTTGTAGCAGAAGTAGCTGCTCTGGAAGCGGAAGTTAGGAgtgctgaaaataattgctTATCACGAAAGCTGCAGGAAGTTTTGTCTGAAATAGAGAAATTAATGGGTAATGATTCTGCATACGAGAACGATTATGAAACTCAGAG attgattgaagcCCTGGAAAAATCTCACAGTGAGCGGATGGAAATCGAAGCTGAAATATCACAGATTGAGCATTGCAAGGTTGGCGTTTTCCGAGAGGAAGGGACAGTTAGCAAAACACCGATCAGTCTTGAGGAGTCGAAGAATTTACTTTCCGTCAAACATGAGCCGCAGTATGATGCTGGAAAAGGTGGTGAACATTTGAAGAATGAGGCGCAATATATTCCGGCCGGTAACGCTTCGAAGGAGGAGAATTGGTTCCAACAAAATACTAGACAACAATCAGACCTACATGATTTGGATATTGTTAGCGTAATTGAGGAGCAGGATAAGAAATTGCAGGCTAAGAAATGGTACGCAGATTATGTACGAGATCTTGAAGTCAACGATGGGAAAACCGACTTTGGAAACAGTTATGCTCCGTTGCGTCAGGAAAATGCTTCAAATTTCCCGACATATGCAGACGTATCAACGGTTGATAATGACTCTCCAAATCGAAATTGCGTCCTTCCTGATtccgaaaagaaaaaatttcagcaacCTAAAGAGCTGACGAAAGACAAATATCCAGAACTTTACGATCCCGAAATGCTTTCACAGTCCGAGCACTCGGTGAAGTCTCATttctttgaaaagaaaaaggaaaatgcgCCCAGTGAACTTGGTTTGGTTCCGGGTTCGAAGACGAAGATGAACTCGAGCCCAGAGAAGTCAGAAACGAAGATGGAGATCGGATTACTGCGGGAAATCGCGGAGTCAGAACGGAAATTTGAACCAATCTTGGTCACGCCGAGTACCTTTTTCAAATCTGAATCAGAAATCGCATTTGATAAGAATTCGGTACAATCACGTTATAGCGGGACTGCACCATCCACTTCAACCCACGGC ATGAGAGCGGCCACGAAGAAGTCGAAATTCGTGTTGAAGACACCCAGCAAAATAGGAAAGACTGGGTATCGTCAAAGGATATTGGACGATTTTCATAACTTTATGTTATCGGGGATTAAAAATCCCAAATCGACCACAGTGAAATTGGAGTACGACGTATga
- the LOC107226877 gene encoding uncharacterized protein C11D3.03c isoform X1 → MTEDRPTSLCPKLNKPREFPKRSPIICYDKPDAVMIDRTAYDKARHDALLGDVVLTMTVPKKSAKTWKMIKGDLCRITVIEGSQVGDINIWNLHNPKERFYSGKTRQLHAAHLTTYDRLWSNLPYLRPLATVIADSLSRYGIDEDGGSVHDVIVSFAGTRCDNHTIELITGKPTNDSCHSYLTKAVEKVGLTEDDVHDVWNIFMCTGFTKDTHQYFCKASPSRKGDYVEFIAEMDLLVGLSACPQGDVSIAVGQPVPDNICYPLGVEVFRRKEK, encoded by the exons ATGACAGAGGATCGCCCAACCAGCCTGTGTCCGAAACTGAACAAACCACGGGAATTTCCGAAAAGATCACCCATAATTTGCTACGATAAACCAGATGCGGTAATGATAGACAGAACGGCGTACGACAAGGCGAGACATGACGCTTTGCTCGGTGACGTTGTTCTGACAATGACGGTGCcaaaaaaatcggcaaaaaCTTGGAAAATGATTAAGGGTGACCTCTGTAGGATCACCGTGATCGAAGGATCTCAA GTGGGTGACATTAATATTTGGAACCTACACAATCCCAAAGAGCGGTTCTATTCCG GAAAAACCCGGCAACTGCACGCTGCCCACTTGACAACTTACGATAGACTTTGGAGTAACTTGCCGTATTTAAGACCTCTCGCAACGGTGATCGCCGACTCACTATCCCGATACGGAATTGACGAAGACGGTGGCAGCGTACATGACGTGATAG TCTCGTTTGCAGGCACAAGATGCGACAATCACACGATAGAGCTCATAACCGGAAAACCAACAAACGATTCCTGCCACAGCTACCTTACGAAGGCGGTGGAAAAAGTTGGCCTCACAGAAGACGACGTGCACGACGTCTGGAACATTTTCATGTGTACCGGATTCACGAAG GACACCCATCAGTACTTCTGCAAAGCTAGTCCATCCAGGAAAGGGGACTACGTCGAGTTCATAGCAGAAATGGATTTGCTGGTTGGTCTCAGCGCTTGTCCCCAAG gcGACGTATCCATCGCCGTTGGACAACCAGTTCCCGACAATATTTGCTACCCACTGGGAGTTGAGGTCTTTCGAAGAAAGGAGAAGTga
- the LOC107226877 gene encoding uncharacterized protein C11D3.03c isoform X2 gives MTEDRPTSLCPKLNKPREFPKRSPIICYDKPDAVMIDRTAYDKARHDALLGDVVLTMTVPKKSAKTWKMIKGDLCRITVIEGSQVGDINIWNLHNPKERFYSGKTRQLHAAHLTTYDRLWSNLPYLRPLATVIADSLSRYGIDEDGGSVHDVIGTRCDNHTIELITGKPTNDSCHSYLTKAVEKVGLTEDDVHDVWNIFMCTGFTKDTHQYFCKASPSRKGDYVEFIAEMDLLVGLSACPQGDVSIAVGQPVPDNICYPLGVEVFRRKEK, from the exons ATGACAGAGGATCGCCCAACCAGCCTGTGTCCGAAACTGAACAAACCACGGGAATTTCCGAAAAGATCACCCATAATTTGCTACGATAAACCAGATGCGGTAATGATAGACAGAACGGCGTACGACAAGGCGAGACATGACGCTTTGCTCGGTGACGTTGTTCTGACAATGACGGTGCcaaaaaaatcggcaaaaaCTTGGAAAATGATTAAGGGTGACCTCTGTAGGATCACCGTGATCGAAGGATCTCAA GTGGGTGACATTAATATTTGGAACCTACACAATCCCAAAGAGCGGTTCTATTCCG GAAAAACCCGGCAACTGCACGCTGCCCACTTGACAACTTACGATAGACTTTGGAGTAACTTGCCGTATTTAAGACCTCTCGCAACGGTGATCGCCGACTCACTATCCCGATACGGAATTGACGAAGACGGTGGCAGCGTACATGACGTGATAG GCACAAGATGCGACAATCACACGATAGAGCTCATAACCGGAAAACCAACAAACGATTCCTGCCACAGCTACCTTACGAAGGCGGTGGAAAAAGTTGGCCTCACAGAAGACGACGTGCACGACGTCTGGAACATTTTCATGTGTACCGGATTCACGAAG GACACCCATCAGTACTTCTGCAAAGCTAGTCCATCCAGGAAAGGGGACTACGTCGAGTTCATAGCAGAAATGGATTTGCTGGTTGGTCTCAGCGCTTGTCCCCAAG gcGACGTATCCATCGCCGTTGGACAACCAGTTCCCGACAATATTTGCTACCCACTGGGAGTTGAGGTCTTTCGAAGAAAGGAGAAGTga
- the LOC124295175 gene encoding trichohyalin-like, with product MKGSFNPSEVQRLEEDVRRWEKEESLRKIEEKHLAGLISYEESLLAKQQLADEAKAQGDKVRSEREKLNAKLEKYRTEEMEKLRRTVERCHEAEQMAKNAYTSMVDEKRQKAAEVAEESRRIKVCLIEQKEEELRRKLQVIQEIKTLQSLQGQRAKEFDQAETGRLRLMCEMSLAEVRSAR from the exons ATGAAGGGTTCGTTCAACCCGTCGGAGGTGCAGAGACTGGAAGAAGATGTGAGGCGGTGGGAGAAGGAAGAGAGCTTGCGAAAAATCGAGGAAAAACACCTGGCGGGTCTGATCAGTTACGAAGAATCGCTTCTGGCGAAGCAGCAGCTCGCCGATGAGGCCAAAGCACAAGGGGACAAAGTTCGTTCGGAA AGGGAAAAGCTCAACGCAAAGTTGGAAAAGTACCGTACAGAGGAGATGGAGAAGCTGAGACGAACCGTGGAAAGGTGTCACGAAGCCGAGCAGATGGCAAAGAACGCGTACACGTCTATGGTGGACGAAAAACGTCAGAAAG CTGCGGAAGTGGCGGAGGAGTCGCGGAGGATAAAGGTTTGTCTGATCGAACAGAAGGAGGAAGAACTACGGAGGAAACTTCAGGTGATCCAGGAAATTAAAACACTTCAGTCTTTGCAAGGTCAGCGTGCCAAGGAGTTCGACCAGGCGGAAACCGGCAGACTAAGACTGATGTGTGAAATGTCTTTAGCCGAGGTCCGTTCGGCTAGATAG